A DNA window from Gillisia sp. Hel1_33_143 contains the following coding sequences:
- a CDS encoding universal stress protein: protein MKKILIALDYNPVAEQVAKAGYKLAKTMNAEVCLLHTLAEISYYGIQYPSFLGYEGYNSMNADLNLISDLKKIAEDFLQKAAEHLNDSTITTHLAEGETSSGILNYAEEWEADLIVMGTHSHSVLEKLLMGTVASKVLERTVIPVLMIPIIKD from the coding sequence ATGAAAAAGATCTTGATTGCCTTAGATTATAATCCTGTTGCAGAACAAGTAGCAAAGGCAGGTTATAAATTAGCAAAGACTATGAATGCAGAAGTTTGTTTGCTTCACACACTTGCAGAAATAAGTTATTATGGAATTCAATATCCAAGTTTCTTGGGTTATGAAGGATATAATTCGATGAATGCAGATCTAAATTTGATCTCAGACCTAAAGAAAATTGCAGAAGATTTTCTACAGAAAGCTGCAGAACATTTAAATGACTCAACTATCACCACTCATTTGGCGGAAGGTGAAACTTCTAGTGGAATCTTAAATTATGCCGAAGAATGGGAAGCAGATCTAATTGTAATGGGTACTCATAGTCATTCTGTTTTAGAAAAATTGCTAATGGGCACAGTGGCATCAAAGGTTTTGGAAAGAACAGTAATACCAGTTCTTATGATACCTATAATAAAAGATTAA
- a CDS encoding FMN-binding glutamate synthase family protein: MREAIRFTFICLLIVLLIVGTILWPVYGFVCFGIIIFSVGIYDIVQKKHTILRNFPVIGHMRYFLEMISPEIHQYFIESNTDGKPIDRNHRTYIYQRAKLQRETHPFGTQLNVEEENYKWMQHSIYPSSILNETPRVEVGGPDCKQKYSSSIFNISAMSYGALSKNAIKALNLGAKEGNFSHNTGEGGISPYHLNGGDLVYEVGTGYFGCRADDGSFSPEKFEKIAATKEVKMIEIKISQGAKPGHGGVLPASKNNEEIAQIRGVKPHTAVLSPPGHSAFNDAEGLLRFVQQMRELSNGKPIGFKLCIGSKSEFTKICEKMVETGIKPDFITVDGAEGGTGAAPIDFSNYVGMPWEKGLIFTVDTLRGFNLKKDIKVITATKIFTAFDIFKALSLGADICNSARGMMLALGCIQALRCDSNKCPTGVATNDPTLMRGLVVEDKWKRVKNYHEQTLEDFRDLLAGAGCDTLEKLNRALIFKNINHENKSYKSIHPSVEIGSFINNLALAER, encoded by the coding sequence ATGAGAGAAGCTATCCGCTTTACCTTTATCTGTTTACTTATTGTCTTATTAATTGTAGGAACTATCCTTTGGCCAGTGTACGGTTTTGTGTGTTTTGGCATCATTATATTCTCGGTTGGTATATACGATATTGTTCAAAAAAAGCATACTATCTTAAGAAATTTCCCGGTTATTGGGCATATGAGATATTTCTTAGAAATGATAAGTCCGGAGATTCATCAGTATTTTATAGAGTCTAATACAGATGGTAAACCTATAGATAGAAATCATAGAACATACATTTACCAAAGAGCTAAATTACAGCGAGAAACTCATCCTTTTGGGACTCAATTAAATGTAGAAGAAGAAAATTACAAATGGATGCAACATAGCATTTATCCGTCTTCAATTTTAAATGAAACTCCAAGAGTAGAAGTTGGTGGGCCAGATTGTAAACAAAAATATTCTTCAAGTATATTTAATATCTCCGCCATGAGTTATGGCGCACTTAGTAAAAACGCAATTAAGGCCCTTAATTTGGGTGCAAAAGAGGGAAACTTTTCTCATAATACAGGAGAAGGTGGTATTTCTCCATATCATTTAAATGGGGGAGATCTGGTATATGAAGTAGGTACTGGATATTTTGGATGTAGAGCAGATGACGGTAGTTTTTCTCCAGAAAAATTTGAAAAGATAGCTGCAACAAAGGAGGTGAAAATGATTGAGATTAAAATATCTCAGGGAGCTAAGCCGGGACATGGAGGGGTTCTGCCTGCTTCCAAAAATAATGAGGAAATTGCACAAATAAGAGGTGTAAAGCCCCATACTGCAGTGCTATCTCCTCCGGGGCACAGTGCATTTAATGATGCTGAAGGCCTTTTAAGATTTGTTCAGCAAATGCGTGAATTATCTAATGGTAAGCCAATAGGATTTAAACTTTGTATTGGAAGTAAATCAGAATTTACTAAGATCTGTGAGAAAATGGTGGAAACCGGTATCAAACCAGATTTTATAACGGTAGATGGAGCAGAAGGAGGTACAGGAGCAGCTCCTATAGATTTCTCGAATTATGTAGGTATGCCGTGGGAAAAAGGCTTAATTTTTACAGTGGATACGCTGAGAGGGTTTAATTTGAAAAAAGATATTAAAGTTATTACCGCAACAAAGATCTTTACAGCTTTCGATATTTTTAAGGCGCTAAGTTTAGGTGCAGATATATGTAATTCTGCACGAGGAATGATGTTGGCGCTAGGTTGTATACAAGCACTTAGATGTGATAGTAATAAGTGTCCGACCGGCGTAGCTACGAATGATCCAACTTTAATGCGCGGTTTAGTGGTTGAGGATAAATGGAAAAGAGTTAAAAATTACCATGAGCAGACATTAGAAGATTTTAGAGATCTCCTTGCAGGTGCAGGTTGTGATACTTTAGAAAAATTAAATAGAGCGCTTATCTTTAAGAATATAAATCATGAAAATAAATCTTATAAAAGTATTCACCCAAGTGTAGAAATAGGTTCATTTATAAATAATTTAGCTTTGGCGGAGAGATAA
- the upp gene encoding uracil phosphoribosyltransferase — MQIINLQDNNSILNKFISQLRDVSQQNDRMRFRRNIERIGEIIAYEISKDLQYEMKAVETPLGTSHINCPKEDIVICSILRAGLPLHTGILNYFDSAENTFISAYRHHINEKDFEIKVEYLASPSLEGKTLILADPMLATGSSFINVFNALKTMGTPKNIYLASVIGAQPGVDNLQNELPQDVKLFIATVDRELNDHGYIVPGLGDAGDLCYGSKLQH, encoded by the coding sequence ATGCAGATCATCAATCTTCAAGATAACAACTCTATATTAAATAAATTCATTTCACAGTTACGCGATGTATCACAACAAAACGATAGAATGCGCTTTAGAAGGAATATAGAACGTATTGGAGAAATTATTGCTTATGAAATAAGTAAAGATTTACAATATGAAATGAAAGCAGTTGAAACCCCATTGGGAACTTCACATATTAACTGCCCAAAAGAAGATATTGTTATTTGTTCTATACTTCGTGCCGGATTACCATTACATACTGGAATTTTAAATTATTTTGATTCTGCAGAGAATACTTTTATCTCAGCCTATCGTCATCATATTAATGAAAAGGATTTTGAAATTAAAGTGGAATATCTAGCTTCTCCATCTTTAGAAGGGAAAACTTTGATCTTAGCAGATCCTATGCTTGCAACTGGAAGTTCTTTTATCAACGTTTTTAATGCCTTAAAAACAATGGGAACTCCAAAGAATATTTATTTAGCCTCAGTAATTGGGGCACAGCCGGGAGTGGATAACCTACAAAATGAACTTCCACAAGATGTTAAATTATTCATAGCTACCGTAGATAGAGAATTAAATGATCATGGGTACATTGTACCAGGATTGGGTGATGCCGGGGATCTTTGTTATGGTTCTAAGTTACAGCATTAG
- a CDS encoding OmpA family protein: MKKTLLVTVLSVAMFTSCVSKKKYVALEGQLSDTQSNLQRTTVEKEEAQRKLDAIEARVSDYNAKINSLKESNDAKMEMNDLTVMSNNTKEKMRATIAKMDSSELEGATTLEDSINLAVSYNLKQSISSEGESDDVNITVDKTVVMINVSDKLLFNSGSYRVNSKANGLLKKLAEVINSEPSMEVMVEGHTDDRKMVKESYLQDNWDLSVRRATSIVRLLQDKYNVDPSKLIAAGRSSYSPLVENTSKDNMAKNRRTRIVIIPNLDKFFAMLDSEK, translated from the coding sequence ATGAAAAAAACCTTATTAGTAACAGTTTTATCGGTAGCAATGTTTACCTCTTGTGTCTCGAAGAAAAAATATGTAGCCTTAGAAGGTCAATTATCAGACACGCAAAGTAATCTACAGCGTACCACCGTAGAAAAAGAAGAAGCTCAAAGAAAATTAGACGCTATTGAAGCGAGAGTTTCAGATTACAATGCAAAGATCAATTCTTTAAAAGAATCTAATGACGCTAAGATGGAAATGAACGATCTTACCGTGATGTCTAATAACACGAAAGAGAAGATGCGAGCTACCATTGCAAAAATGGATTCCTCAGAATTAGAAGGAGCAACTACTTTAGAAGATTCCATTAATTTGGCAGTTTCTTATAATCTTAAGCAATCTATTTCATCAGAAGGAGAAAGTGATGATGTTAATATTACTGTAGATAAGACGGTGGTAATGATCAACGTTTCAGACAAACTTTTATTTAATAGTGGAAGCTATAGAGTAAATAGTAAGGCGAATGGCTTATTAAAGAAATTGGCAGAAGTTATAAATTCTGAGCCTAGTATGGAAGTGATGGTGGAAGGTCATACAGATGATAGAAAGATGGTAAAAGAATCTTACCTTCAAGACAACTGGGATCTAAGCGTAAGACGTGCAACTTCAATTGTAAGATTATTACAAGATAAGTATAATGTAGACCCGTCAAAATTAATTGCTGCAGGTAGAAGTAGTTATTCTCCTTTAGTTGAGAACACTTCAAAAGATAATATGGCTAAAAACAGAAGAACAAGAATTGTGATCATTCCAAATCTTGATAAATTCTTTGCTATGTTAGATTCTGAAAAGTAA
- a CDS encoding putative quinol monooxygenase has translation MKKLGLLATLKAKPGKEMEVSNFIKEAVNLARKEEKTITWYSFKIDESTFGIFDTFETEAGREAHLNGAIANALKEKSSELLEEEPDIKKIEILSAV, from the coding sequence ATGAAAAAATTAGGTTTACTAGCAACCCTTAAAGCGAAGCCAGGGAAGGAAATGGAAGTTTCAAATTTTATTAAAGAAGCTGTTAATTTAGCGAGGAAAGAAGAGAAGACCATAACTTGGTACTCATTTAAAATAGATGAAAGTACTTTTGGCATCTTTGATACTTTTGAAACAGAAGCGGGAAGAGAGGCTCACTTAAACGGAGCGATAGCAAATGCTTTAAAAGAAAAATCTTCAGAATTATTGGAGGAAGAACCAGATATCAAAAAAATAGAAATTCTATCTGCTGTATAA
- a CDS encoding DUF4402 domain-containing protein translates to MQIRSLYIFFSLIILSGVGYAQATANFTASATIIEPITITTTSQMNFASIDAKNGGDVVLTPDNNRYTIGEVELDDASTVAAASFTVTGQKGYTYDISLPKSEHVLTNGSEEMIIKNFTTDLNSGSLAGGSQTFRVGATLQVNPNQQPGMYATPGSLNVTVNYN, encoded by the coding sequence ATGCAAATTCGCTCTCTTTACATATTCTTCTCTTTAATAATCCTATCTGGAGTAGGTTATGCTCAAGCGACTGCAAATTTCACAGCCTCTGCAACTATAATAGAACCTATAACAATTACTACCACTTCTCAAATGAACTTTGCTAGTATTGACGCTAAGAATGGTGGTGATGTAGTTCTTACTCCAGATAATAACAGATATACTATAGGAGAAGTTGAATTAGATGATGCAAGCACTGTTGCGGCAGCAAGTTTTACGGTAACAGGACAAAAAGGATATACGTATGATATCTCTTTACCAAAATCTGAACATGTGCTTACCAACGGTTCTGAAGAAATGATCATAAAGAATTTTACCACAGATCTAAATAGTGGTTCATTAGCAGGTGGCAGCCAAACTTTTCGTGTGGGTGCCACGCTACAAGTAAATCCTAATCAACAACCTGGTATGTATGCTACTCCTGGAAGTTTAAATGTTACAGTAAATTATAATTAA
- a CDS encoding DUF4402 domain-containing protein, whose product MKKITFILLALISGTTFAQNSSKEAADVLAVIAQPLALTTSGNLDFGTIASPEAASDVVLSPANERTMSDAMKIPGNLTTSVPTFTVTKETGLTYKIVTSKTDLELDGANDIVIKNIVTSLESDSGVTASSFTVGATIALGASQAPGNYKGEVAVTVSYE is encoded by the coding sequence ATGAAAAAAATTACTTTTATCCTACTAGCACTTATTTCAGGTACAACTTTCGCACAAAACTCATCTAAAGAAGCTGCTGATGTTTTAGCTGTTATTGCTCAGCCATTAGCTCTTACAACTTCTGGGAATTTAGATTTTGGAACTATCGCTTCTCCAGAAGCAGCAAGTGATGTAGTATTGTCGCCTGCAAATGAAAGAACTATGTCGGATGCTATGAAAATTCCAGGTAATTTAACTACATCGGTTCCTACTTTTACCGTTACTAAAGAAACTGGTTTAACTTATAAGATCGTTACTTCTAAAACAGATCTTGAATTGGATGGTGCAAATGATATCGTTATTAAGAATATAGTTACAAGTTTAGAATCTGATAGTGGGGTAACCGCTTCTTCTTTTACCGTAGGTGCTACAATAGCATTAGGAGCTAGTCAAGCACCTGGTAATTATAAAGGTGAAGTTGCTGTAACTGTGAGTTACGAATAA